The Candidatus Binataceae bacterium genome window below encodes:
- a CDS encoding VOC family protein, translating to MANQPIGKIDHLGIAVKSVAEARKFFEGVLGATLLYEHENPTAGYKIAEFDFNGFVLELLEPLGDDSYLHAFLARRGEGVHHLTLDVPDAKAKIAELKGRGIKLVDEREFSPSSYEAFISPRGSHGVLIQIGSGYPTLARAAEWFKK from the coding sequence ATGGCAAATCAGCCAATCGGCAAAATCGATCACCTGGGAATCGCGGTCAAGAGCGTCGCCGAGGCGCGCAAATTCTTCGAGGGCGTGTTAGGCGCGACCCTGCTCTATGAGCACGAGAACCCTACGGCCGGCTACAAGATCGCCGAGTTCGATTTCAATGGCTTCGTGCTCGAATTGCTCGAACCGCTGGGCGACGATTCCTATCTGCACGCCTTTCTCGCGCGACGCGGCGAGGGGGTGCATCATCTGACCCTCGACGTCCCCGACGCGAAGGCGAAAATCGCTGAACTGAAAGGACGGGGCATCAAGCTGGTCGATGAACGGGAGTTTTCGCCAAGTTCATACGAGGCGTTCATTTCGCCACGCGGCAGCCACGGCGTCCTGATTCAGATCGGTTCGGGCTATCCGACGCTCGCGCGCGCCGCCGAGTGGTTCAAAAAGTAA